In the Oncorhynchus keta strain PuntledgeMale-10-30-2019 chromosome 29, Oket_V2, whole genome shotgun sequence genome, one interval contains:
- the LOC118362302 gene encoding unconventional myosin-VI isoform X4 gives MEDGKPVWAPHPTDGFQLGMIVDIGADTLAIEPLNQKGKTFLAPMNQVFPAEEDVNKHMEDNCSLMYLNEGTLLNNVRVRYSKDKIYTYVANILIAVNPYYDIPKLYVPETIKSYRGRSLGTLPPHVYAIADKAYRDMRVLKMSQSIVVSGESGAGKTENTKFVLRYLTTSYGTGQDIDERIVEANPLLEAFGNAKTVRNNNSSRFGKFVEIHFNEKNNVVGGFVSHYLLEKSRICMQSKEERNYHIFYRLCAGASEDIRQKLHLDSPDSFRYLNRGCTRYFASKDTDKQIMQNRKSPEHVKLGALKDLLLDDQGDFNRMCGAMKKIGLDDTEKLDLFRVVAGVLHLGNVDFEETGSTSAGQHSRLVSDWTGSSGCSRLVSHCQMSNKLKHLNKTTCPC, from the exons ACCTTTCTGGCTCCTATGAACCAAGTGTTCCCTGCTGAGGAAGACGTCAACAAACATATGGAGGACAACT GTTCTCTTATGTACCTGAATGAAGGCACGCTCTTAAACAACGTCCGAGTTCGGTATAGTAAAGACAAGATCTAT ACATACGTCGCCAACATCTTGATTGCTGTGAACCCTTACTATGACATCCCCAAACTGTACGTTCCAGAGACCATCAAGTCTTATCGTGGCCGGTCCCTGGGCACTCTACCACCTCACGTCTACGCAATCG CGGACAAGGCCTACCGGGACATGAGAGTCCTGAAGATGAGCCAGTCTATCGTAGTGTCTGGAGAATCTGGGGCTGGGAAGACAGAAAATACCAAGTTTGTCCTCAG ATATTTAACAACGTCATATGGCACCGGGCAAGATATTGATGAGAGAATTGTTGAAG CAAACCCCCTGCTAGAGGCGTTTGGAAACGCCAAGACAGTCCGAAATAACAACAGCAGTCGTTTTGGAAAATTTGTGGAAATCCACTTCAATGAAAAG aacAATGTGGTAGGTGGCTTCGTGTCCCACTACCTGCTGGAAAAGTCAAGGATCTGCATGcagagtaaagaggagaggaacTACCACATCTTCTACAGGCTGTGTGCCGGTGCCTCTGAAGACATCAGACAGAAGCTGCACCTTGACTCCCCTGACAGCTTcagg TATTTGAATCGAGGATGCACAAGATACTTTGCCAGCAAGGACACAGACAAACAGATCATGCAGAATCGCAAGAGTCCTGAG CATGTGAAGCTGGGTGCCCTGAAGGACCTTCTGCTGGACGACCAGGGAGACTTCAACAGGATGTGCGGGGCCATGAAGAAGATTGGCCTGGACGACACGGAGAAGCTGGACCTGTTCAGGGTGGTGGCCGGGGTGCTGCACCTGGGCAACGTCGACTTTGAGGAGACTGGGAGCACATCGG CAGGTCAGCACAGTAGGCTAGTGTCGGACTGGACTGGTTCATCAGGATGCAGCCGGTTGGTTTCACATTGCCAAATGTCAAATAAACTAAAACACCTAAACAAAACCACGTGTCCATGCTAG
- the LOC118362302 gene encoding unconventional myosin-VI isoform X3 — protein MEDGKPVWAPHPTDGFQLGMIVDIGADTLAIEPLNQKGKTFLAPMNQVFPAEEDVNKHMEDNCSLMYLNEGTLLNNVRVRYSKDKIYTYVANILIAVNPYYDIPKLYVPETIKSYRGRSLGTLPPHVYAIADKAYRDMRVLKMSQSIVVSGESGAGKTENTKFVLRYLTTSYGTGQDIDERIVEANPLLEAFGNAKTVRNNNSSRFGKFVEIHFNEKNNVVGGFVSHYLLEKSRICMQSKEERNYHIFYRLCAGASEDIRQKLHLDSPDSFRYLNRGCTRYFASKDTDKQIMQNRKSPEHVKLGALKDLLLDDQGDFNRMCGAMKKIGLDDTEKLDLFRVVAGVLHLGNVDFEETGSTSGGCILMNQSSPTLAYCADLLGLDQEDLRVSLTTRVMLTTAGGAKGTVIKVPLKVEQANNARDALAKAVYSCLFDHVVRRVNQCFPFNTSSNFIGVLDIAGFEYFEHNSFEQFCINYCNEKLQQFFNERILKEEQELYQKEGLGVSEVHYVDNQDCIDLVEAKLVGILDILDEENRLPLPSDQHFAEAIHSKHKDHFRLTVPRKSKLAVHRNVRDDEGFIVRHFAGAVCYETTQFVEKNNDALHMSLESLVCESKDKFVRELFENSNNSKDSKQKAGKLSFISVGNKFKTQLNVLLEKLRSTGSSFIRCVKPNLKMVSHQFEGAQILSQLQCSGMVSVLDLMQGGFPSRAPFHELYNMYKQYMPDKLTRLDPRLFCKALFKALGLNENDYKFGLTRVFFRPGKFAEFDQIMKSDPDHLAELVKKVNQWLVVSRWKKVQWCSLSVIKLKEKMKYRASALVKIQKTVRMWLCKKKHKPRPQ, from the exons ACCTTTCTGGCTCCTATGAACCAAGTGTTCCCTGCTGAGGAAGACGTCAACAAACATATGGAGGACAACT GTTCTCTTATGTACCTGAATGAAGGCACGCTCTTAAACAACGTCCGAGTTCGGTATAGTAAAGACAAGATCTAT ACATACGTCGCCAACATCTTGATTGCTGTGAACCCTTACTATGACATCCCCAAACTGTACGTTCCAGAGACCATCAAGTCTTATCGTGGCCGGTCCCTGGGCACTCTACCACCTCACGTCTACGCAATCG CGGACAAGGCCTACCGGGACATGAGAGTCCTGAAGATGAGCCAGTCTATCGTAGTGTCTGGAGAATCTGGGGCTGGGAAGACAGAAAATACCAAGTTTGTCCTCAG ATATTTAACAACGTCATATGGCACCGGGCAAGATATTGATGAGAGAATTGTTGAAG CAAACCCCCTGCTAGAGGCGTTTGGAAACGCCAAGACAGTCCGAAATAACAACAGCAGTCGTTTTGGAAAATTTGTGGAAATCCACTTCAATGAAAAG aacAATGTGGTAGGTGGCTTCGTGTCCCACTACCTGCTGGAAAAGTCAAGGATCTGCATGcagagtaaagaggagaggaacTACCACATCTTCTACAGGCTGTGTGCCGGTGCCTCTGAAGACATCAGACAGAAGCTGCACCTTGACTCCCCTGACAGCTTcagg TATTTGAATCGAGGATGCACAAGATACTTTGCCAGCAAGGACACAGACAAACAGATCATGCAGAATCGCAAGAGTCCTGAG CATGTGAAGCTGGGTGCCCTGAAGGACCTTCTGCTGGACGACCAGGGAGACTTCAACAGGATGTGCGGGGCCATGAAGAAGATTGGCCTGGACGACACGGAGAAGCTGGACCTGTTCAGGGTGGTGGCCGGGGTGCTGCACCTGGGCAACGTCGACTTTGAGGAGACTGGGAGCACATCGG gcggCTGCATCCTGATGAACCAGTCCAGTCCGACACTAGCCTACTGTGCTGACCTGCTGGGTTTGGACCAGGAAGACCTGAGAGTCAGCCTCACCACCAGGGTCATGCTCACAACAGCAGGGGGCGCCAAAGGAACAGTTATCAA GGTGCCTCTGAAGGTGGAACAGGCAAACAATGCCCGGGACGCCCTGGCCAAGGCCGTGTACAGCTGCCTCTTTGATCACGTGGTCAGGAGGGTCAACCAGTGCTTCCCCTTCAACACCTCCTCCAACTTCATTGGGGTGCTGGATATCGCTGGCTTTG AGTATTTTGAGCACAACAGCTTTGAGCAGTTCTGCATCAACTACTGCAATGAGAAGCTGCAGCAGTTCTTCAACGAGCGCATACTTAAAGAG GAGCAAGAGCTGTATCAGAAGGAGGGACTGGGAGTCAGTGAAGTTCATTATGTCGACAACCAGGACTGTATAG ACCTGGTGGAAGCCAAGCTGGTGGGCATCCTGGACATTCTGGATGAAGAGAACCGCCTACCACTGCCCAGCGACCAGCACTTTGCAGAGGCCATCCACAGCAAGCACAAAGACCACTTCAGACTGACG GTTCCTAGGAAGTCCAAGCTGGCTGTCCACAGGAACGTCAGAGATGATGAAGGATTCATCGTCAGACACTTTGCCGGAGCAGTGTGCTACGAGACG accCAGTTTGTAGAGAAGAATAATGATGCTCTCCATATGTCCTTGGAGAGCCTGGTGTGTGAGTCCAAGGATAAGTTTGTGAGGGAGCTTTTTGAGAACTCCAACAACAGCAAGGACTCCAAACAAAAGGCTGGCAAACTCAGCTTTATCAGTGTGGGCAACAAATTCAAG ACCCAGTTGAATGTACTTCTGGAGAAGCTTCGCAGCACT GGTTCCAGCTTCATTCGCTGTGTGAAACCCAACTTGAAGATGGTGAGCCACCAGTTTGAAGGAGCCCAGATTCTGTCTCAGCTGCAGTGTTCAG GCATGGTGTCAGTGCTGGACTTGATGCAGGGAGGCTTCCCCTCCCGAGCTCCCTTCCATGAGCTCTACAACATGTACAAACAGTACATGCCTGACAAGCTCACACGACTGGACCCCAGGCTCTTCTGCAAG GCTTTGTTCAAAGCTCTGGGGCTGAATGAGAATGACTACAAGTTTGGTTTGACCAGAGTGTTCTTCCGCCCTGGGAAG TTTGCGGAGTTTGACCAGATCATGAAGTCAGACCCGGACCACCTGGCAGAGCTGGTGAAGAAGGTCAACCAGTGGCTGGTCGTCAGCCGTTGGAAGAAGGTCCAGTGGTGCTCCCTTTCTGTCATCAAAT